In Anopheles bellator chromosome 2, idAnoBellAS_SP24_06.2, whole genome shotgun sequence, the genomic stretch TGCGCCcccgggccaccgtttttcGTGTACGCCGCCCGGGCAAGGATGGGTTTCGCTTCCTTCAACTGCTGTACCTCCATCATTAGGCCATCGCGTTCCTGGGTCAGCTCCTTGATTTCATCCTGCAGCTGGAGCTGCACCAAACGGAACTGTTGCAATTGCTGCTGTAAAGCAACGCTGGCCGCTTCCACGTTCCCGGCCGGAGTTTGGTATTGGTTTTGACTGGGGAAGAATGTTTGTCTATTATCTCTGATGGATGGCCACGGATGGCGGCAAACCGTACCTATTGTGCATGCACGGAAACGTGCCTGTCATACACGTATCGGCCAGGAGAGACGCAGGCACTATCTCACCATCCACTTCGGAGTATGACTTtgtttcctgctgctgctggttacACGGTGATACCACAACGCCAACCGCTTCAGGAATCGCGCCTCTACTACTGATATTACTAAAATTattactaccactactactgctactgctactgccacTGTCCCCAACAACGGTAACTATCGCGGGTTTCTGTAAGGGGGAAATGATCCGATCGAATGGTACGACGGTTCGTGACAGCTCATCCGTGGAAGCGGATGCCATGCTGACACATTGTTCCTCTATCACCacactgctggtggtggtggccgccgtgtgatggtggtgtttcCAGTTGGGGTTCTGATAGTCCCGAACCGGTCGTTGTATCGTGCTTTGATTCCATAGGTAACTGATCGGAGAGCTGGCTGGACGATCTTCACCTTCCGGCGAATCGGTACGCGTCGAAGGTgagctgccggccggcggggaGGAATATATAAATTAGTTTTCTTAACTCTACATAGTGATCGTACCACTCACCGAAGCATCTCCGAAGGACATTGGTTCGCCATCTGTTCCATCTCGAGCACCCGTTGGCGTAGTTTTTCCGCCTCGTGTGTCTTCTCTTCCAGTGCTAGCTGCATTTGCTCGAAATCGGCCTCCAGATCGAGGTACTGTTGCTCCAGTCCATCTTTTTCGTCAATCGGTGACAGACGACCGTTGCGACCGCCGGTGGAGGTTGTAGTACCGGATTGCACCGCAAACTGTTCCTCGTACTCGGCCATTTTCTTGAGCAACTCGGCGAACTTGTCATCGCTTACCCGTTGCTCTTCCTCGTACAGCTGCCGCTCTTCGTTCACCTTTGCTTGCCAGTAATCTTCGCAGTCTTCGTACTCTTTCCGCATCTGCTCCAAGCTTTGCTCAAGCTCTTCACAGCGGGCCTTCAGTTCCGGCGCAGACTGACCACTGGTCGATGGGACCGCTTCGGGAACGGTTTCCTGCGTTTCGTCTTTCGTTCCAACGACAAGCAGCTGTGCTTCGAGGTCCTCTACTTTTGCCCGTAGCGCCCTCAGCTCTTCATCAGCTCGCGCGCCCACTGGTTCTTCGTTTAAGCTCGATATCCCCGAGGAAAGCACAGCggcagcgccgccgccaccgctgccgtgCATACTGTTGTGGGCATTCAACTCAGAGTGCAATGCCATCCAGTCACCGGATGACGAATCGGATTCGTTGTCATTGTCGCTGCTACACTTGCGCAGCTTTCCCAACCGTGGACTGTCATCCGCAAACCGTGCCTTGCTGGGGGAATCTCCCCGTCGCTTGGTAGCCGACGTAAACCCGGGCACATCTGCTGCATCCACACTCGCCACACTACTGCCCGCTGCTAGCACCGTGAGGCCATCGGATGGCGGTTCATCGGAACCCACCGACGATGGGCTCGTCTTGTTACGCTTAAGCTTGAACTTACTCAACTCCGACGTGAGGAGCTCGATCTCGGCATTCAGTTCATCATTTTTGTCGCGCAGACCCGTATTATCACGCTGCAGTAGCGATATGCGGTCGATCAGATCCAGCACTTCCGCTTCGCTATCCTTTcgcgcggccgccaccgtcgccccTGCGACGTCATCCTCGTCCGCCAGCATGTAATCGGTACGATTGTTCTCCTCCAGCTCCGCAATGTCACGGTtcagtttaatgtttttctccAGCAGCTCGGTAATTTCCTTCGTCAGGTTCTCCTGATCCTGCCGCAGGTCTTCATTTTCCTCCGACAGCCGAGACACGGTCGTGCGCAGCTTGCACTCCTCCGTCTCGAGGGAAGCGATCCGTTGCTCGAGCGCGGCATTCGCGTGCGACAGCTGCTCTCGCTCAAACGACAGCTGAGAGGACAGTTCCTTCATACTCTCGTGGTGGCGCTGCTTTAGATGGCGAATCTTGTTGCGCGTGGCCGTTTCCAACGAATTGTGCCGCTCGTCTACTTCCTGTGCCAAAAGAATCGCACGCTGGTTCACCTCCTTGTTGTCGGCGTAAAGCTTCTTGTTTTCCTCCACGAGTTGATGGAACGCCTGGCGCAATGCGTTCACTTCGGCCTTATGCAGTGCCAGTGATGCCTAAAAGCCAGGTAGAAACCAAACGAATAAGCATGAGACCTAAGGggcaccagaaaaaaaaacattgcggACCGATGCGCTATCATCGTGAGTTGCAGCAACCATTGGAATCGCTGCCCAATGTTATCGCTAAATGCTCAACTTATCAAAGCAACCCGAACACAGAGTTAGAAGTCGGTCGCCGACATGTTACGACAAGTTTGCCGCCAGCGGTGTTTCGTCGATAGTGAATAATGTGCATCTTAATGAAAACGGTAGGCGTTTGGCCTTGGTGTGCCACCTGCGGTCTTAGTTTGAGTGTAGAGTGGGATTTTTGTTTAC encodes the following:
- the LOC131208010 gene encoding blastoderm-specific protein 25D; the protein is MALSSDPYEQKLYHMFQSHGTGDGSSGLDREALLKLCLTLELKERGHLLVKCLLSGSKTRVSFREFREGLLNILGEFDEPSALTATGDPREYFSSLPSDRKESYIYSEDSDLEQQQQQQQQQHQHHNQKHIVIQPNSSVPSIDTSSGGNGAVNSSSTSGFSSKSGSPLFQQPTVARRKDRGRTQQPSDGGVADDDEQQKETVEDHAYSDEDSVVPVTDHSLAEREHQKKDAPEEVSDREVSPRFVVGKKKYGRRSRPRRPEEDVNGFDTSSMSSNSDNESINLGSSATARSARASNSPPGPLGANCKVITGTGAVSSRVHRSASQSDIHGSKRRRQPMLSGGPGAGSRLKRCASLPTHRQRPSHLIDSSSGTHREHQLHMDDERIDQKIYFMNLSENLREIWNSLLATTVNADGQLNQLQLEQVCERVGLQNTPARLAAQEVFSKLALQPHEGIRFGEFIGLLERNTDLLPISEGDQQQLPSASDCSVLSNNRPVGALVGHAIMPDWTSEIGSLAASIIIDMWESAGIPSPGALLDELGFDKDIIQVADLVQALEEEHQRLISDRHHHLTAAAVNCSSIDDTSHIVRASLALHKAEVNALRQAFHQLVEENKKLYADNKEVNQRAILLAQEVDERHNSLETATRNKIRHLKQRHHESMKELSSQLSFEREQLSHANAALEQRIASLETEECKLRTTVSRLSEENEDLRQDQENLTKEITELLEKNIKLNRDIAELEENNRTDYMLADEDDVAGATVAAARKDSEAEVLDLIDRISLLQRDNTGLRDKNDELNAEIELLTSELSKFKLKRNKTSPSSVGSDEPPSDGLTVLAAGSSVASVDAADVPGFTSATKRRGDSPSKARFADDSPRLGKLRKCSSDNDNESDSSSGDWMALHSELNAHNSMHGSGGGGAAAVLSSGISSLNEEPVGARADEELRALRAKVEDLEAQLLVVGTKDETQETVPEAVPSTSGQSAPELKARCEELEQSLEQMRKEYEDCEDYWQAKVNEERQLYEEEQRVSDDKFAELLKKMAEYEEQFAVQSGTTTSTGGRNGRLSPIDEKDGLEQQYLDLEADFEQMQLALEEKTHEAEKLRQRVLEMEQMANQCPSEMLRSPSTRTDSPEGEDRPASSPISYLWNQSTIQRPVRDYQNPNWKHHHHTAATTTSSVVIEEQCVSMASASTDELSRTVVPFDRIISPLQKPAIVTVVGDSGSSSSSSSGSNNFSNISSRGAIPEAVGVVVSPCNQQQQETKSYSEVDGEIVPASLLADTCMTGTFPCMHNSQNQYQTPAGNVEAASVALQQQLQQFRLVQLQLQDEIKELTQERDGLMMEVQQLKEAKPILARAAYTKNGGPGAHPNYAQKIQHLEQKNRHLQSMVKQQQQYTESILHQIWQQQRSEISDLRNRLEAQCVVISDQAARLTSNDLLVKDMYEENTRLLAQVQRLEHQRVRAKWLQCQWPPVVGANHQPATAGNSSSSSSPGGMGLGGGFMHGGLP